A stretch of Geobacter sp. DNA encodes these proteins:
- a CDS encoding Rrf2 family transcriptional regulator, translating to MMELTRKGEYAIRGIIYLARLPQGKVALISEIAEATDVPQTFLAKILQSFAKIGLVNSFRGTGGGFVLGRPASQITLREVVEAVEGQIMPNRCLMGEYGCESSRTCLVHPVWRTVQEKVVEILDGVTIEELAKSAMC from the coding sequence ATGATGGAGCTTACCCGCAAGGGTGAATACGCAATACGAGGGATCATCTATCTTGCCAGACTACCGCAGGGGAAGGTGGCGCTCATCAGCGAGATTGCCGAGGCGACCGATGTGCCGCAGACCTTTCTTGCCAAGATCCTGCAGAGCTTTGCCAAAATTGGTCTGGTGAACTCATTTCGCGGCACCGGGGGAGGGTTTGTTCTCGGTCGCCCTGCATCCCAGATTACCCTGCGCGAAGTCGTCGAGGCCGTGGAAGGCCAGATCATGCCCAATCGTTGCCTCATGGGCGAATACGGCTGCGAATCTTCCCGTACCTGTCTCGTGCATCCTGTCTGGCGCACGGTTCAGGAGAAGGTTGTGGAAATACTGGATGGTGTTACAATTGAGGAGCTTGCAAAATCGGCAATGTGCTGA
- a CDS encoding cytochrome ubiquinol oxidase subunit I gives MDVLALSRLQFTATSLFHFIFVPLTLGLSILVAFMETRYVMTNDETYLRMTKFWGKLFLINFALGVVTGITMEFQFGMNWAEYSRYVGDIFGAPLAIEATVAFFLESVFIGVWIFGWKKISKKLHAVSIWIVALATNLSALWILIANGWMQKPVGFVLRNGRAEMVDFMALITNPYGLIKFSHTITSGYLVAAFFVMGISAWHLLRQNQLEFFKRSFRMAATFAVGSSLLVLVTGDFHAVEIAKTQPTKFAAMESIWETQRGVGFNVFLLPDEKGECNAIERLCIPNMVSLLAFHTPDAEIKGLKDFSSDLRPPVLPTFLSFRLMVGMGTFMIFASLVGMILSRWGTLEKQRLFLRVMVLAIPVPYLAALLGWIVAEVGRQPWIVYGVLKVSDAVSRSISVSQVVGSLVGFTLLYGFLGVIDIFLLVKYARKGPDEDLSTMINPAGRGA, from the coding sequence ATGGATGTTCTGGCATTGAGCAGGCTACAGTTTACAGCGACGAGCCTGTTCCACTTTATTTTCGTACCATTGACCCTGGGACTTTCCATCCTGGTTGCCTTCATGGAAACCAGGTATGTGATGACCAATGACGAGACCTACCTGAGGATGACGAAGTTCTGGGGGAAACTCTTCCTCATCAACTTTGCCCTGGGGGTGGTCACCGGCATTACCATGGAGTTCCAGTTCGGCATGAACTGGGCCGAGTACTCCCGCTACGTGGGGGACATCTTTGGTGCGCCGCTGGCCATCGAAGCCACGGTAGCCTTTTTTCTTGAATCGGTCTTTATTGGCGTTTGGATTTTTGGCTGGAAGAAGATCTCCAAAAAGCTCCATGCTGTTTCAATCTGGATCGTTGCTCTTGCCACGAACCTATCGGCTCTCTGGATCCTCATCGCCAACGGCTGGATGCAGAAACCGGTCGGTTTTGTGTTGCGAAACGGGCGTGCCGAAATGGTCGATTTCATGGCCTTGATCACCAATCCGTACGGCCTGATTAAATTTTCCCACACCATTACATCCGGTTACCTGGTGGCAGCCTTTTTTGTCATGGGTATTTCAGCATGGCACCTGCTCCGCCAGAATCAGCTTGAATTCTTCAAGCGATCCTTTCGCATGGCTGCAACCTTTGCCGTCGGATCTTCCCTCCTGGTCTTAGTGACAGGAGATTTCCATGCAGTCGAGATCGCCAAGACCCAGCCGACCAAGTTCGCTGCCATGGAATCAATATGGGAAACACAACGAGGGGTCGGTTTCAATGTGTTCCTTCTCCCTGACGAGAAGGGCGAGTGCAATGCCATTGAGCGGTTGTGCATTCCGAATATGGTGAGTCTCCTTGCTTTTCATACCCCTGATGCAGAAATCAAAGGTTTGAAGGATTTTTCCAGCGATCTTCGACCACCAGTCCTGCCGACTTTTCTCAGTTTTCGTCTGATGGTGGGGATGGGCACATTCATGATCTTTGCTTCGCTGGTGGGAATGATACTTTCTCGCTGGGGAACGCTTGAGAAACAGCGATTGTTCCTCCGGGTCATGGTCCTTGCGATCCCGGTACCCTATCTTGCGGCCCTGCTCGGCTGGATCGTTGCCGAAGTCGGTCGCCAACCCTGGATTGTTTATGGTGTTCTCAAGGTTTCGGATGCGGTTTCCCGTTCGATCTCCGTCAGTCAGGTAGTTGGTTCACTGGTAGGGTTTACCCTGCTGTACGGATTCCTGGGAGTCATAGATATCTTCCTTCTGGTGAAATACGCCAGGAAGGGACCTGACGAGGATCTTTCAACCATGATCAATCCTGCTGGAAGGGGGGCGTAA
- the cydB gene encoding cytochrome d ubiquinol oxidase subunit II — protein MEFQIIWFVLWGVLWAVYFMLDGFVMGAGMLHNIIGRTDGDKRVMINTIGPVWDGNEVWLITAGGATFAAFPTTYALMFSYLYTALLLLLFSLIVRGVSYEFRGKMDGAGWKSGWDMAIMVGNFLPALLFGVAFGNIFKGLPMDATGYHGSLISLLNPYGLVTGILFVCLFLVHGSLYLSVKTVGDLSARSHAFANKLWPALLVVAVVFLGATKFATKLFDNYFNNPALFIIPLLAVAALVGIRVLSAKGNVLGAFAASSVTILTVVATGVVGLFPNLIPSSLDPAYSLTIFNSSSSLYTLKIMTGVAFIFVPIVIIYKIWVYRLFRQRVTEADVMEDTHAY, from the coding sequence ATGGAATTCCAGATCATCTGGTTCGTACTGTGGGGTGTCCTTTGGGCAGTCTACTTCATGCTGGACGGCTTTGTGATGGGAGCCGGCATGCTTCACAACATCATCGGCAGGACCGATGGGGATAAACGGGTCATGATCAACACCATTGGCCCTGTCTGGGATGGTAACGAGGTCTGGTTGATCACTGCCGGTGGCGCGACCTTTGCCGCATTTCCCACGACCTATGCGCTCATGTTCAGTTACCTGTATACTGCACTGCTTCTGCTTCTTTTTTCGTTGATCGTTCGTGGTGTTTCCTACGAATTCCGCGGCAAAATGGATGGGGCAGGCTGGAAAAGTGGCTGGGACATGGCTATTATGGTCGGGAATTTTCTGCCGGCGCTCCTGTTCGGCGTGGCCTTTGGCAATATCTTCAAGGGATTGCCCATGGATGCCACCGGTTACCATGGTTCCCTCATTTCATTGCTGAATCCGTACGGTCTGGTGACGGGCATTCTGTTCGTCTGTCTCTTCCTGGTGCACGGCTCCCTCTATCTCTCGGTCAAGACCGTCGGAGATCTTTCCGCGCGGTCGCATGCCTTTGCCAATAAGCTCTGGCCGGCTCTCCTTGTTGTCGCAGTTGTCTTTCTGGGTGCCACAAAATTCGCCACGAAATTGTTCGACAACTATTTCAACAACCCGGCGCTCTTTATCATCCCGCTCCTGGCAGTAGCAGCGCTTGTCGGAATCAGGGTTCTTTCGGCAAAGGGAAACGTTCTGGGGGCCTTTGCCGCGTCTTCAGTCACAATCCTTACCGTGGTTGCCACCGGGGTAGTTGGACTGTTCCCGAACCTGATACCTTCGAGTCTTGATCCGGCGTACAGTCTTACCATATTCAATTCTTCTTCCAGTCTCTATACCTTGAAGATCATGACTGGCGTGGCTTTCATTTTCGTACCGATCGTGATTATCTACAAGATCTGGGTCTACAGGCTCTTTCGGCAACGGGTCACCGAGGCCGATGTCATGGAAGATACTCACGCTTACTAA